DNA from Roseimicrobium sp. ORNL1:
CGCGCCGTTGAAGAACTGATCACCGTGCCCCAGAACTCGCAATACTACGCCGCCTATGGCGCGGTGTTGTATGGGTTGGACCTGCCGGAGAATGTCGGCCGCTTCCGGGGCATGGATGCTGTGCGTTTACATGCCGCGGCAAGCGAGGCCGGCGGCTCAGGCAAGGCGCGTGGCATTCCACTGGCCAGGAGCCTCGAAGATGCGCAGGCATTCCGGGAGGCCTATGCAGTGCCTAAATTCGAGACGGCAACCTTCCAACCAGGAACGACCGCGCGTGCGGTCATTGGGCTGGACGGAGGTTCCACGTCATCAAAGGCAGTGCTGGTCGATGAATCGGGTACGGTGCTCGCAAAGTCCTACCGACTCTCAAAGGGCAATCCCATCGAAGATTTCCGCAGCCTCCTCACGGACCTCCATGGACAGGTGGTGGGACAGGGAGCGAATCTCGAAGTGCTTGGCTTCGGTGCCACCGGATATGCTGCTGATGTGCTCGAAACAGTCGCAGGCGCGGACGTGAACATCGTGGAGACCGTCGCGCACATGCTGAGCGCACGGCATTTCTTCGGCGAGATCGATGTCATCTGCGATGTCGGTGGCCAGGACATCAAGGTGCTGATGATGCAGAACGGCGACATCCGCGACTTCCGCCTCTCCAACCAGTGCTCCGCAGGAAACGGCATGCTGCTGCAGGCCATGGCGGATCAATTTGGTGTGCCGTTGCGCGAGTATGCGGACACCGCCTTCGCTGCGAAGGGCGCTCCTGTATTCAGCTATGGATGTGCGGTGTTTCTGGATAGCGACCGCGTGAATTTTCAGAAGGAGGGTTACCAGCGGGAAGAGTTGCTCGCGGGGCTCGCGATGGTATTGCCCAAGAATATCTGGCAATACGTGGTGCAGATTCCCCGGCTGGCTTCGCTTGGCACGCGTTATGTGTTGCAAGGCGGCACGCAATACAATCTGGCGGCGGTGAAAGCCCAGGTGGACTACATCAAGGAGCGCGTGCCCGGCGCAGAAGTGCACGTGCATCCCCACTGCGGTGAAGCAGGTGCCATCGGTGCTGCGATTGAAACGCTGCGAATCGTGAAGCGTCGCGGCAGCACCCGCTTCATCGGCATGCAACAGGCCATGGGCATTGCCTACACCACGCGCAATGATGACAAGACGCGCTGCAACTTCTGCCGCAACCACTGCTCCCGCACCTTCATCGACGCCCAGGCTCCAGACGGGCGCAGCAGCCGCTACATCTCCGGGTTCTCCTGTGAGAAAGGCACGGTGGAGTCGAAGGACGCGATGATGGCCCTGCTGAAGAAGCGGAATGCCCTCAAGGAGGAGCATCTCAATCTTCTGGAATATGAGGCCCGTGTGGTCTTCCAATCCGTGTACACGCCACGCGCGCTGCCGGATGCAGGCACGCCTCTAGGTATTAGGGAAACTCAAAAGGCATGGTGGTCGTTCTCGGCCAAACGCATATCCCGGTCCTTCCAGCGCTCGCACAAGGAAGCCATGGATCGTCGCCAGCGACTGCGCATCGGCATTCCTCGTGTGCTCAACCTCTACACCACCGCACCGCTCTTCCGGGCATACTTCGAAGCGCTCGGCATTCCTTCCAAAAACATCCTCTTCTCGCCTGCGACCTCCGAGGAAATGTACCTGGAGGGCGCACGCTACGGCTCCGTGGATCCCTGCTATCCCTCCAAGGTAGTGCAGGCACATCTGCATCACCTGCTCTTCAAGACCCACAACCCACCAGAGTCTCCACTCGACTACATCTTCTTCCCAAGCATCACGCACCTGCCGACGTTCGTCTCGCCAGTGATGGATTCCGCATCATGTCCCATCGTCGCGGGCACTCCCAATGTGATGAAGGCTGCCTTCACCAAGGAGCAGGACTTCTTCGCCTCAAAAGGCACGGAATACGTCGACGGCGCCGTGACGCTCGAAGAGCCAGCCTACTTCAAGCGGCAGATGTTTGAGATGTGGGGCCAGCGTCTCGGCATCACTGAAGACGAGAGTGACTTCGCGGTGGATGAGGGATGGGAAGCGTTGCGCCAGACAAGTCTGGAACTTGAAAGGCGCGGGCTGGAAGTGCTGGAGAAGGTGGAGAGCGAAAACAAGATCGCGCTGCTGGTCCTGGCGCGCCCCTATCATGCGGACCCCGGGATGAATCACGGTCTGCTGGAGGAGTTCCAGGCACTGGGCTATCCCGTGCTGACCATCCGCTCCATTCCCAAGGATCCTGCGTGGCTCTCTCGATGGTTCAAAGAAGACCTGGCATCTGGCAGAATCGCAACCCCTCTCGACATCCGTGACGTGTGGCCGGAGAACTACTCCACCAACAGCGTGCAGAAAGTGTGGGCCGCAAAGTTCGCAGCGCGTCACCCGCACATTGCTGTGCTGGACCTGTCCAGCTTCAAGTGCGGACATGATGCGCCGACGTATGGCCTCATCAGCGACATCATCACCGCCGGTGGCACGCCCTACCTCGCGATGCACGATCTGGATGCGAACAAACCGGCAGGCTCGCAGAAGATTCGTGTAAAGACCTATGCCTACACCCTGCGGCGACACCAGGAGATGCTGGAAGATCGCGCGACGCGAATCGGCGAACTGGAGCGGCGTCTGGCGGAACATCGTGCGCGCCTCATGCATCAGCGCGCGACAGCTCTGGCAGAGCACGGGGATTCATCACGCGAAGACATGGAGCGCGCCTTCCAGCAGTATCTGGAGGAAGAGGAGCCCGTATTCGGCATCAGGGCCGCAGACCTGGCCAAAGAATATCCCGCCATGCCGCCGCACTTCGACCGCACTGCGGATGTGGCACCTCTTCCACCTCAACTGACATTCCTCAGCAAAGCTTCGCCCGCCTCCACCGGATGCGGCAGCAACGGCGGTGGATGTTCCGGTTGTGGCACGGGGTGCTCATCGAAGGCGAATCTCGTGCCCACTCTCAACTTCATCGATTGATTCACTCCTATGATCACGACGACTCATCCTCGTGCTGGCGCTCTGACCCTCGCTGAGATCGAGGAGGAGATGAAGGTCTTCGAACGTAAGGAACGTACGCGACTGGGGCTTGAGGACCAACCGGCCTCGCAATGGCATGATCCCAATCCACAGACCTTCACACGTTCTCAGCGCGAGCACACCACCATCCTGCTCGGCGGACTGACCATCGCGCAGGATGTATTCGTGAAAGCGGGCCTTCAGGGAATTGGTTATCGCATTGAAGTTCTCCCCTGCCCCGACACGAAAGCACTGCACCTGGGCAAGGAGTTTGGGAATCGCGGCCAGTGCAACCCCACCTACTTCACGGTGGGCAACCTCATCAAACGACTCGTGGCCCTGCGCGACGAAGAGAAGGTGCCGGTGCCGGACATTGTCAGGCGCTATGTGTTCATGACCGCGGGAGCGTGTGGCCCCTGTCGCTTCGGCACCTATGCCACGGAGTATCGCAAGGCCTTGCGTGATGCCGGCTTCGAGGGTTTTCGCGTGTTGCTATTCCAACAGCAAGGCGGCTTCAAGCAAGCGACCGGTGATGACGTCGGACTGGAGCTGACCCCCAAGTTCTTCATGCAAATCGTGAAAGCGCTTGTCGCCGGGGATGTGCTCAATGCCATCGGCTACCGCATCCGCCCTTATGAAGTCACCAAGGGTGCAACGGATGCGGCCCTGGAAAGGTGCAAGGAGATCGTGTGCACCGCCTTGCAGCAGCGAAAATCCACCCTGCTGGCGTTGCGTCGCTGCCGGAAGGAACTCGAACGCGTGGAAGTGAACCGTCTGCAGGCCAAACCCAAGGTGATGATCATCGGCGAGTTCTGGGCGATGACCACGGAAGGCGATGGCAATTATCATCTACAGCGCTTCCTGGAAGAGGAAGGCGCCGAAGTGGAGGTACAGGCCGTGAGCGCCTGGCTTCTCTACATGATCTGGCAGGGACAGCGCGACACGCGGCGCCGTCTTGAACTGAAGGAGAAGGATGAGGCAGGCAAGGGACTCGCAAGACGTAATGCGCCCAAACTGCTGCGAGGGCTCTGGCTCGCGGACCACGCGCTGCGCGTGATTTTTCAAACAGCTGCCCGGTGCGTCGGGCTCAAGGGATTCCATCTGCCGGACATGGATGAGATCGGCACACTCGCACAACCATACTACGACGTGGAGCTGCGCGGCGGTGAAGGACACATGGAAGTGGGCAAATTCATTGAGGCCACGAAGGCACGCCGCGCACACATGATTGTCTCTGTGAAGCCCTTTGGTTGCATGCCCAGCTCCGGCGTTTCAGATGGCATCCAGTCGCTGGTGGCGACACGTCATCCCGAAATCATCTTCTGCCCTGTGGAAACGACCGGAGATGGTGCGGTGAATTTTCAGAGCCGCGTGCTCATGTGTCTCTTCCGCGCACGGCGCAAGGCAAGGGAGGAGTTTGCAGCAGCGTTGCAACAACAAGGCACCACCCTTGAAGAGGCGATGAAGAGGTGCCGCGGCGGCAAGGAGTCACTGCATCATGCCAGGCATGTGATGGCAGGTTCCGGTGCAAATGTGGTACTTGCAGAATGCTGAAGCGAAAGCGGCATCCTTTGCCTATCCAGCAGTCGCGAGTCGAAGCCACAGCGCCCCTCCTGCTCCAAGGGCAAGGAGAGCGGCGACGAGCTGATTGATGCGCAGCTTTCCAAAGATCACATCCGGCTTCTCTCTCAAGGGCTCCAGGAAGAAGCGTCCCGTGCCATACCACGCGAGCACGCCGAGCGCATAACTTCCAGGTGGATAGGCCCGCGACCACAACACCAGAAAAATCAACCCACCCAGCAACCACCACGCCATCTCCATGAACTGCACCGGAATGCGGCGTTTCCAGACACAATGCACATCATGGAGATGCACGCCCATCAGCCCTTGCGTTTCCCGACCCACACAGCAGCCATTGAAGACACAACCGAGGCGCACCCAGAATCCACCCGCCAGAATACCGGCGCCGAGATGATCCCAGAACGTCGCTGCCGGAATACCCAGCAGCCACGATACAATAAAGGTCATCGGCACCAAGGTCAGCAGAGCACCAAACACGCTCCATCCACCCCGGCGACCATCCCAGAGCGCGCTCCAGGAACCCTGTCTGAGATAGACAGGAGCATGTACCAAAAGATGATACACCCGCGCCCCAAAGAGACCCGCGAGCGCACACGACAGCGCCCCGAGACCGACACGGAGCGGGGAAAGACCCGAGTAGCTTGCCAGCGCCCCAACCGCCAGCGTGCCCACATAAAGGCCCACGCAGAGGAAGACCTTGTAGGAATTCACCCAGTGCCCCGCAATCTTGAAGTACCGAGGAAACGCCTCATGAATTGCAGGTGCGGCAACACGTTCACTCATGTAAGACCTCCCCTCATGGCCATAGCCAGGCTCCAGATGAGACCAAGACCGCCGATGGTGATGGCCACGTCAGCAAGGTTGAAAGCCGGCCAGAAGCGCAGGCAGATGTAGTCGCAGATGGTTCCATAGCGCGTGCTCTCCCACGCATGACTCAAGGAACCGCCGAGAAGCAACCCTACGAATGGTCTTCCCTCTGGCAACAGCATGCTGGCCGCCACCAGCGCCCCTGCCGCCCCAAACCACACAAGCCACAGGAAGGCGGGACTGGGACTTCCTTTCAATCGCGTCATCCACATCCTGCCACTGACCACGCGCACACAGCCGAGCATTCCCAGTGACACCGCCCGCGTGCCGAGCGACTGGCGAAGCGACGCCTTCACCCCGTGGTCGAGCAACGGCACGGCGAGGAGAAATGCCACCAGTAACAGCATGAGGTGCAGTCTAGGCTCCCGGAGCGGTTTGGGCAACGTCGTCGTCCGTGTAACCGCGCTCGTCATGATGATGATCCACTCCGAACTGCACGTGCTCCACGTTTCCGTCCGCATTCACCTCAATCGTGGTAGGCCAGCAGCGCACGCCATATTTCCGGGCCTGGCGCTGCTCCGGATCCTGCACCACCGTGAAGGTCAGCCCAAGACGCTGGCGAATCTCCTCCATCTTCTTGACATCCTTGCCCCCGTGGAAGGAGAGGATGCGAGGCATATTTTCCCCACCCTTCTCATGAAGCAGCTGCAGTCGCTCAAGTTCCGCCAGACATGGCGCGGACCACGACTGCCAGAAGTTCAGCAGAAGTGTCTGCCCTCGCATGCGGTGAAGTGCCGAGCGCTCGCGGCTCGCATCTTCAAACGTGATATCAGGAGCAGAGGCCCCCGTGTCCACGGCAAGCCGCAACGGCTGCGTGCGCGGCCCCGGTGCGACCACCAGCTTCTCTTCCAAAATCGCAGCGAATTTGTCTGGATCAGGAGTGCCCTCATGCTTCCAGACGAACTCACGACGCGCATTGATCAGGTAGCATGAAGGCCGCTTCGACACAGCAAAGGTCCGGGACCAGCCGCCGTCGTCATCCTCAGTGAGCTGCACGGAGACCGGGAATTTCCCTTCGCGCAGCGCGAGCCGTGCCTCCATCTCCTTGCGGGTGACATCGAAGGCGCCCTCCGGTAGAACGAGGATCACCAGGAGAGAATAGTTTTTGCGCTTCAGCTTGCGCAGCACCTCATGAAGCGACTGCAGCAAGTTCTCGGCGGGCCATTCCGGAAAGCAGACCAGCGTGTTGTGGCCGATGCCCAGCTTCCTTGGACGATCGGTGAGCACCGTCACGTGCCCGGAGATGGCCTCCCGCAGGATGGTGTCGTCACTCACATCTGGCGTCCAGGTCGGCAGGGTCACCGGTTCCCACCAGGCAGGAATGTCCATCACCACCTCCGGTTGGGGCGCAATGCACGTGGTGCCGCCGGAGATGTTTCGCGTCTGTCCGTTGGCAAGGATCTGGGTGCCCTCGATACGAAGGCAGATGCTGCTGAGCTGCGTGATGCCGGGCGGTTTCGGAAACACAAAACGATTGAACTCCGTGGCCGACTTCGCCACTCCAGACCATGCGGTCGGCGGAAAGGCAGGATACTCCACCCATGACCAGATGTGGCGCAGGACACGCCCTCCGGGAATCCAACTCCTCAATGCAGTAAAAGACTGGGCCTGCTCTGTCTCACGCACTTCCACGATTGGGTTGGGCCTCCCAGGTCCACCGATGTCTCCACGCACGATCACGCCATCCACCGTGATCTCCACACCGGAGTATCGAACCGTCGAGGCATTGTCAAAGGTTCTCAGGCCATTGGTGAGCTTCGCTCGGGCATCGTCGAAAACGGCTTCCACAGAGTCCTCATTGGCCTCAAGCGCCTTGTCGATCTCCGATCGGACAATGTTTGTCGCCGTGCCACTGGGAATGAACCAGGACTCGTCGACGTCCGGATCGCCAATACGCCGCAGGCTTGCGACTTGAGTGGCAGTATTGAGGCGTATTCTGATGCCCTGCTTGAAACTCACGAAGCCATTCGGTGCCCAAAAAGTATCCGTCTCCGCTTCCACGCGCCCTGAGAGTTCGATGGATCCAGCCTTGAACGTCATCGTGGGACCACTGGAAAAGCGGAGTTTGTAGGTCACGGAAACGCCAACTCCGAATCGTTCCAATCGCAAGGTGATGCTCCGTGCAGCGATCGACGCGCGAATGGCCTCAACATCGATAAGTCCCTGGATATGCTCCTTGCGCACGGCGAACGCAAAACCGCTGGAACCCACAAAGGAGGTATGGAGTGGCTGCACCCCAGACGCAGGAGCACCAGCGCCGGACAACTGCAGCGGCAACGTCAGGACCTGACCCACCGTGCCAATGCCCTTGAATTGGGAGAAGGGAAACCCGGCAGGCAGAGTCACCGGCATGAGTTCTATGCCCTCCCGTATGAGCTTGCGAATCTGGGCGCCGAGCTTGTTGGCATCTGCAGTACTGATTCCACTCGATGGCTCAGCGATGAATCGGATCTTCGCATCCTGATTGGAGGGTTTGATGTGCAATTTGCGAACTCCTCCGGCCACCGTCGTTCTCACTTCAAAGGTCGCCTGCACTTCACCATGCACGGGCTTTGCAAGCTCCCCCGTATCCGGGTCCGGGTAGTAATGGGCGCGAGCATGCGCATGAATGATCACCTCGGATGATGACCCTTCCGGGAAGCTTATCTGCAGCGTGGATATCTGCACCCTGGCACGCCCACGGATGACCTCGGGCTCCAACTCGCCCACCACGACGTCACCCAAGTGATCGAAGATGCCCTGGAATTTCGTTGCGACTCCCGGGGGCGACGTGCTGATGAGGTGATCCTGCAGATCCTTGATGGGCCTCGGCCCTTTCTCCTGCTGCAACTCAAGAACCCAATCGCCAAAGTCGATCACATGATCCGGGAACTTCCGGCGGGGATCACCGATCCGGGTGTCAACACTGTGAAGCAGCTTGAGCGGCGCGTTCTCTGACACGCCGTTCTGATGCAGGGTGGCGAGCAGACCATTGATCTGCCTCACGGAGATTTGTACCACCGCCTCGTAGTCTCCTGTCAGGTTGTTGGCCATATTATGCGACTTCTATGGTTTCTATCAGATAGATGCTTGGGGACATGGTGTAAGGAGTCCCTCCCGGGTTGGACACGGGAGGAAAGCGATCCTCGAGACCTGCCTCAGCAGTGGCAGCTCGGAAATACATGGCGGCCTCGGCGGCTGGCACATTGCTGACGTAGCGCACGTTGCCATTGCCGGCGGTGGCGTTGATGTCGAAGCTCACGAGGAGCGGTCGGGTGCGATCCAAATCGTATGCCACCGTGCTCAGTGTCACCCGCGTATTCGCAGGCACTTGAACCGCCTGAGCCACCACTTTGTTGTCACCGCCTGAATCGTAGGGATTACCCGAAGCTCCCACCTGTGAAATGTACACGCGATCAATCACCAGATTTCCCTGAGTGGATCCACGAATCGTGATGAATACCCTGCTTCCCCCGGCTGCCAGCCGCATAGGCTCTATGCGCTGCACGATGCAGTAGCCATGCAGGTTAGGCTGATCCGTCGCAAGTGCCGCGCTGAAACACGCGGCCGGAGGCAGGGTGGTGGCATCGACCTCCGTGGTGAAGTCCGACGCCATCATGCCCGACACGGCCTTCACCTTGTAGTAGTAGAGAGACGAATACAGCAAGCCCACATCCGTGAATGTGGTGACTTCGGACACGAGAGGCACAGGGGTTGTCTCTCCATCCTTGCGACGTTCGATTTCGAACATCACGGCATTCTCTTCGTCCTCGCCGCTTTCATGAGTCCATGAAAGGGACACTGAGTTTGGGGAGGTCGCGGCAACAGTCAGATTCTCGGGAACACTAAGAGACGGAGGAATGGTAATGCTGAAGCCGCATCCCGCATACCCCCACAACATGACCACCGGCACCAGCAGCAGCGGCGCCAGTATGAAAAGGGCGAACCATTCCATGACAGTTGAAGGTGAGAGATTGCGAAGAGAAAGGTGGCAGTACGGAAATCAGCTCACGCCACCTCGATGCGCTCAATGAGGTAGATGCTGTTGGACGTGTTGTAGGGCGTCGCACCGGGGTTCGCAGCGGAAGGAAGACGATCCGCCACCGAGGCTTCCGCAGTTGCAGGCCGGAAGAACATGGTTGCCTCCGCAGCCGGGACGGGATTCTGAAAGCGCACATTCCCTTGCCCTCCTGTGGCAGAGATATCAAAACACACCAGGAGAGGCCGGGTACGATCCAGCGTGTATGCCACGACAGGCAATGCCACCGGTGTATTGGCGGGCACCGTCACTGAGGTAGCCACCAGAGTCAGGTCAGTGGATGAGTCATAGGGATTCCCGGCGGCAGCAGGCTGTGAGATGAACACGCGGTCGATGACAAGATTCCCCACGGTGGAGCCTCGTACCGTGATGAACACCTGAGTCCCTCCAGCAGCCAGCCGTGTGGGCTCGATGCGCTGCACAAGGCAGAAGCCCTCCAGTCCCGGTTGATCCGTCATGAGTGTGGACGTGAAGCAGACCTGCGGCACGAGCGCGAGTGTGGTAGCCTCCACTTGCGTGGTGAAGTCCGTAGTCAGCGCACCAAAAACTGCTCTAACCCTGTAGCGATACAGGGTGAGTGGGAGCAGGCCAGTATCCGTGAAGGTGGTGCCCGTGGTGGGAAGTATGACCGGCGTCGTGTCTCCATTCCTAAGGCGCTCCACCTCGAATGTCACCCCTTCCGCGTCATCGCTTTGGAACCATGAGAGCGAGACCGAACCAGAGCTGACGTTGGTGACTGTCAGATCCACCGGCACCCCTGGAAAATACCCGCTCTGTGGATTAAAGGAGCAGCCGGCATATCCATACAACAGCACCACGGGGACGACCATCACCGCCGCCAGAAGCATCAGTAGAGTCCATTCCATATGAGAGGTAGGAGAGGTTGGAGTTTAGCGAAGCGCAGGCATTGCTGCAGGGGTCACCCGACATCAATGCGCTGCACCAGATAAATACTTGTCGATGCGTTGTAGGGTGGAGCACCTGGATTCGCCGCTGAGGGCAGACGATCCTGAATACCTGCCTCGGCCGTGGCCGCCCTGAAATGCATCGATGCGTCCGTCGCCGGCACGGGATTCACAAAACGGACATTTCCCATGCCTGCAGT
Protein-coding regions in this window:
- a CDS encoding signal peptidase II, with translation MLLLVAFLLAVPLLDHGVKASLRQSLGTRAVSLGMLGCVRVVSGRMWMTRLKGSPSPAFLWLVWFGAAGALVAASMLLPEGRPFVGLLLGGSLSHAWESTRYGTICDYICLRFWPAFNLADVAITIGGLGLIWSLAMAMRGGLT
- a CDS encoding prolipoprotein diacylglyceryl transferase family protein translates to MSERVAAPAIHEAFPRYFKIAGHWVNSYKVFLCVGLYVGTLAVGALASYSGLSPLRVGLGALSCALAGLFGARVYHLLVHAPVYLRQGSWSALWDGRRGGWSVFGALLTLVPMTFIVSWLLGIPAATFWDHLGAGILAGGFWVRLGCVFNGCCVGRETQGLMGVHLHDVHCVWKRRIPVQFMEMAWWLLGGLIFLVLWSRAYPPGSYALGVLAWYGTGRFFLEPLREKPDVIFGKLRINQLVAALLALGAGGALWLRLATAG
- a CDS encoding fibronectin type III domain-containing protein; protein product: MEWTLLMLLAAVMVVPVVLLYGYAGCSFNPQSGYFPGVPVDLTVTNVSSGSVSLSWFQSDDAEGVTFEVERLRNGDTTPVILPTTGTTFTDTGLLPLTLYRYRVRAVFGALTTDFTTQVEATTLALVPQVCFTSTLMTDQPGLEGFCLVQRIEPTRLAAGGTQVFITVRGSTVGNLVIDRVFISQPAAAGNPYDSSTDLTLVATSVTVPANTPVALPVVAYTLDRTRPLLVCFDISATGGQGNVRFQNPVPAAEATMFFRPATAEASVADRLPSAANPGATPYNTSNSIYLIERIEVA
- a CDS encoding 2-hydroxyglutaryl-CoA dehydratase, which translates into the protein MITTTHPRAGALTLAEIEEEMKVFERKERTRLGLEDQPASQWHDPNPQTFTRSQREHTTILLGGLTIAQDVFVKAGLQGIGYRIEVLPCPDTKALHLGKEFGNRGQCNPTYFTVGNLIKRLVALRDEEKVPVPDIVRRYVFMTAGACGPCRFGTYATEYRKALRDAGFEGFRVLLFQQQGGFKQATGDDVGLELTPKFFMQIVKALVAGDVLNAIGYRIRPYEVTKGATDAALERCKEIVCTALQQRKSTLLALRRCRKELERVEVNRLQAKPKVMIIGEFWAMTTEGDGNYHLQRFLEEEGAEVEVQAVSAWLLYMIWQGQRDTRRRLELKEKDEAGKGLARRNAPKLLRGLWLADHALRVIFQTAARCVGLKGFHLPDMDEIGTLAQPYYDVELRGGEGHMEVGKFIEATKARRAHMIVSVKPFGCMPSSGVSDGIQSLVATRHPEIIFCPVETTGDGAVNFQSRVLMCLFRARRKAREEFAAALQQQGTTLEEAMKRCRGGKESLHHARHVMAGSGANVVLAEC
- a CDS encoding TlpA disulfide reductase family protein — protein: MANNLTGDYEAVVQISVRQINGLLATLHQNGVSENAPLKLLHSVDTRIGDPRRKFPDHVIDFGDWVLELQQEKGPRPIKDLQDHLISTSPPGVATKFQGIFDHLGDVVVGELEPEVIRGRARVQISTLQISFPEGSSSEVIIHAHARAHYYPDPDTGELAKPVHGEVQATFEVRTTVAGGVRKLHIKPSNQDAKIRFIAEPSSGISTADANKLGAQIRKLIREGIELMPVTLPAGFPFSQFKGIGTVGQVLTLPLQLSGAGAPASGVQPLHTSFVGSSGFAFAVRKEHIQGLIDVEAIRASIAARSITLRLERFGVGVSVTYKLRFSSGPTMTFKAGSIELSGRVEAETDTFWAPNGFVSFKQGIRIRLNTATQVASLRRIGDPDVDESWFIPSGTATNIVRSEIDKALEANEDSVEAVFDDARAKLTNGLRTFDNASTVRYSGVEITVDGVIVRGDIGGPGRPNPIVEVRETEQAQSFTALRSWIPGGRVLRHIWSWVEYPAFPPTAWSGVAKSATEFNRFVFPKPPGITQLSSICLRIEGTQILANGQTRNISGGTTCIAPQPEVVMDIPAWWEPVTLPTWTPDVSDDTILREAISGHVTVLTDRPRKLGIGHNTLVCFPEWPAENLLQSLHEVLRKLKRKNYSLLVILVLPEGAFDVTRKEMEARLALREGKFPVSVQLTEDDDGGWSRTFAVSKRPSCYLINARREFVWKHEGTPDPDKFAAILEEKLVVAPGPRTQPLRLAVDTGASAPDITFEDASRERSALHRMRGQTLLLNFWQSWSAPCLAELERLQLLHEKGGENMPRILSFHGGKDVKKMEEIRQRLGLTFTVVQDPEQRQARKYGVRCWPTTIEVNADGNVEHVQFGVDHHHDERGYTDDDVAQTAPGA
- a CDS encoding fibronectin type III domain-containing protein, whose product is MEWFALFILAPLLLVPVVMLWGYAGCGFSITIPPSLSVPENLTVAATSPNSVSLSWTHESGEDEENAVMFEIERRKDGETTPVPLVSEVTTFTDVGLLYSSLYYYKVKAVSGMMASDFTTEVDATTLPPAACFSAALATDQPNLHGYCIVQRIEPMRLAAGGSRVFITIRGSTQGNLVIDRVYISQVGASGNPYDSGGDNKVVAQAVQVPANTRVTLSTVAYDLDRTRPLLVSFDINATAGNGNVRYVSNVPAAEAAMYFRAATAEAGLEDRFPPVSNPGGTPYTMSPSIYLIETIEVA
- a CDS encoding BadF/BadG/BcrA/BcrD ATPase family protein, whose translation is MSTTHPSAKPAFTSGLVIGLDVGSTTVKAVVVDAASHEIRWSSYRRHETKQVAAASHMLGEICETFSQACANEMRIFVTGSGGGPLVEPLGAAFVQEVNAVTLAVESLHLDAGSVVELGGQDAKIIIFQKDSKTGEKRPLCSMNDKCASGTGATIDKCILKAGLPREQLAELRFDATKLHKVAAKCGVFAETDIVNLIKSGIPAPEVICSLADAIVNQNLSVLTRGNTLVPEVILLGGPNTYLPFLQDCWRLRIPETWTQRGMALPSERAVEELITVPQNSQYYAAYGAVLYGLDLPENVGRFRGMDAVRLHAAASEAGGSGKARGIPLARSLEDAQAFREAYAVPKFETATFQPGTTARAVIGLDGGSTSSKAVLVDESGTVLAKSYRLSKGNPIEDFRSLLTDLHGQVVGQGANLEVLGFGATGYAADVLETVAGADVNIVETVAHMLSARHFFGEIDVICDVGGQDIKVLMMQNGDIRDFRLSNQCSAGNGMLLQAMADQFGVPLREYADTAFAAKGAPVFSYGCAVFLDSDRVNFQKEGYQREELLAGLAMVLPKNIWQYVVQIPRLASLGTRYVLQGGTQYNLAAVKAQVDYIKERVPGAEVHVHPHCGEAGAIGAAIETLRIVKRRGSTRFIGMQQAMGIAYTTRNDDKTRCNFCRNHCSRTFIDAQAPDGRSSRYISGFSCEKGTVESKDAMMALLKKRNALKEEHLNLLEYEARVVFQSVYTPRALPDAGTPLGIRETQKAWWSFSAKRISRSFQRSHKEAMDRRQRLRIGIPRVLNLYTTAPLFRAYFEALGIPSKNILFSPATSEEMYLEGARYGSVDPCYPSKVVQAHLHHLLFKTHNPPESPLDYIFFPSITHLPTFVSPVMDSASCPIVAGTPNVMKAAFTKEQDFFASKGTEYVDGAVTLEEPAYFKRQMFEMWGQRLGITEDESDFAVDEGWEALRQTSLELERRGLEVLEKVESENKIALLVLARPYHADPGMNHGLLEEFQALGYPVLTIRSIPKDPAWLSRWFKEDLASGRIATPLDIRDVWPENYSTNSVQKVWAAKFAARHPHIAVLDLSSFKCGHDAPTYGLISDIITAGGTPYLAMHDLDANKPAGSQKIRVKTYAYTLRRHQEMLEDRATRIGELERRLAEHRARLMHQRATALAEHGDSSREDMERAFQQYLEEEEPVFGIRAADLAKEYPAMPPHFDRTADVAPLPPQLTFLSKASPASTGCGSNGGGCSGCGTGCSSKANLVPTLNFID